GCACCGGGTTATGTTGATACAGACATGGTTCGTGCAGTTCCGCCAGCAGTTCTGGAAAAAATCATTGCGAAAATCCCGATGGGCCGCTTGGGTCGTGCAGACGACATCGCACGTGGCGTTCTGTTCCTGGTTGCCGATGACGGTGACTTCGTAACAGGTGCAACACTGTCCATCAACGGTGGTCAGCACATGTACTAATATCTCTTCAACTGAGATATAAAAAAGCCCTTTCCATTCATTTGGGAAGGGCTTTTTCTTTGTTACGCCCATTACATAATAATTATAGCATATACCATCTGAATAGCTTAGTATGCGCGCCACCTTCAAAATAACCGGGCTGTCCAATGAATAAGTTCCCTTATCCGCCAAGCACCATTCTGTCTTTTCTGGTTCTTCTTGTTTTATTCGCAAGTGTGATCATCGGGTTGGAAAGTGAAACAAATTCATCGCGTGCAACACAGGCTGAGCAAACAGCACCAACTTCGGCTTCCCAGCAACAGCCCCAATCCCGGACCGTCGGTTTTTTGCGACCTACAGCGCCGTTATCTCAAGAAGAAATTCGCGATCTTCGCTTCATGCGCGAAGAGGAAAAGCTGGCACGTGATGTTTACAGCGTGTTGTTTCAAAAATGGCAACTGCCCATTTTCCAGAATATTGCACAAGCTGAACACAAACATACCAGCGCAGTTCTGAACGTCATCAACCGTTATGGCATTTCAGACCCCGCAGCCGGTAAGCCCGCAGGTGTCTATGCCGATGCCCATCTCACTAAAATGTACAAAGACCTGATCGCCAAAGGGCAACGTTCTGTTGAAGATGCCCTTTGGGTGGGGGGGATTATTGAAGAGGTCGATATTGATGATCTGGATAAGGCCATCTCACGCACCCAGCGTGGCGACATCATCCGGGTTTATCGCAACATCCAATTGGGATCGCGCAATCACTTGCGTGGTTTTGCCAAATCACTGGCCGGATTGGGACGTGATTATAAACCACAACATCTTCCCCTTGAAAGTGTCACCCAAATCCTTGCCGGTCCGATGGAAAACAATCGACCATTTTAACGATTTCTCCCCTTACTCGTAGGTGCGAATATCGTCGATCACTTTGCCATCATTAATCAAGCTACCCGGCGCAACAAATTCGATCATACCGCGCAGCTTACAGATGGTCTGCACCGTTTCGCCAATCGCCTGCGCCAGATCGTCTGAGCCCTGATCCACTTCACACTGAAGGGTCATGGCATCACGGTTGTCATCATTACTGACAACCAGACGGCCCTTTTTGATCTCGTCAAATTGTTTCACAATCTGGTTAACCTGACCGGGATGCACAAACATGCCCTTAATCTTGGTGGTTTGGTCTGCACGACCCATCCAGCCTTTGATACGCATATTGTTGCGCCCACAAGGGCTGGCCCCTTCCAAGACAGCCGATAGATCCCCTGTACCAAAACGGATCAGTGGATAGGCTTTGGACGTCAGATTGGTTACAACCACTTCACCCACTTCGCCATCTGGCACCGGATCATTTGTGCCCGGACGCACGATTTCAACCAGTACGCCTTCATCAACGATCAAACCTTCTTTGGCAGAAGATTCATAAGCAATGGACCCCAGATCAGCCGTGGCATAGACCTGACCCACATTAATGCCACGTTCCACAAACCAGTCACGCACAGACGGCGGTAAAGCCTCCCCCGTTACCAGAGCTTTTTTGAAACAGCTGGTGTCAATGCCCGCTGCATCTGCCTTTTCCAGCAAAATGCGCAAGAAAGACGGTGTGCCGCAATAGCCATTTGGTTTTAAATCACGGATCAATTCCAGCTGTTGTTCCGTATTGCCCGGACCTGCGGGAATGACACTACAGCCCAGTGCATGAGCGCCACCATCAAGGATAAAGCCACCCGGCGTCATGTGATAAGACAGGGTATTGAGCACCACATCACCTGCACGGAAACCTGCGGCATGAAACGCCCGGCTTGTGCGCCAGTAATCAGCCTCACGTCCTTCCGGGTCATAAATCGGCCCTGGGGATTGGAAATAGCGCCCCATTACACCTGTGGCTGTTGCATTCAATCCCCCAAAAGGCGGTTTGTCTTTTTGTTGGGCAACCAGATCAGATTTACGTGTCACCGGAATTTGGGCCAAAGCTTCACGGTCCAGTTTCGTTGCGTCCACATCTTGTAAGAGATCACTGAAATAGGAAGCATTGTCTTTTGCATAAGCCAGTTGGCTTGCCAGCTGAACCAGCTGTTCGCTCTCACGCGTTGTTGTGTCACGTGTTTCCAAAGGATCGTAATATTGTTGGTCGCTCATGGGTCTACCCTGTTTTTATCACTTGTCTTTTTTCTTGATTATTGGCCTTACAACCAACGCTTACGACGCTTGTAAGATTTCAGGTTTTTAAACGATTTACGGTCTTCATCACCGCCACCACCGAGGTAGAATTCTTTTACATCTTCGTTGTTCAGCAACTCTTCACGCGTCCCATCCAGAACAACTTTCCCAGATTCCATGATGTAACCGTAATCACAGTGTTTCAGCGCCATATTAGCGTTCTGTTCCACCAGCAACATAGTAATGCCCAGCTCTTTGTTCAGTGTGCGGATGATTTCAAACACTTCTTTCACCAACAGCGGGGACAGACCCATGGACGGTTCATCCAGCAAAATCATATCCGGCTTGGACATGATCGCACGACCAATCGCCAGCATCTGCTGCTCCCCACCTGACAGATACCCTGCCAAGCCAGTACGTTCTTTCAGGCGCGGGAAATAGTGATAAACCTTTTCAATGTCCGCCTTGATTTCTGCGGCACTGTCGTTGCGGGTATAAGCCCCCAGACGCAGGTTTTCCAAAACGGTCATATCTTCAATGATCCGGCGGCCTTCCATCACCTGAAACAGGCCGTTGCGCACTGTTTTTTCCGGGCTACCGTTGGCAATGTTTTCCCCTTTATAGGTCACATCACCACGAGTCACTTCACCGTCTTCTGTGCCCAACAAGCCAGAAATCGCTTTCAGGGTTGTGGATTTACCCGCCCCGTTTGGGCCAAGCAATGTCACCAGTGCCCCTTTCGGTACGTCCAGAGATACACCGCGAAGGACCAAAATCACCTCGTTATAAACAACTTCAATATTGTTAACACTCAGCATCAGGTCTGCGTTGTCTTGCGCTAAAGCTGCCTCTGCCATTGTTACTTTCCTTTTTTCCCTGTGCTCCTGAAATTAAGAGCGCGTTTGTTTCTTTAAATTTCTAAATAAATATTTTGAATTTAAGGAGTAAGGAGGTCCGACCCGAAATATGGACCGGAACTCCAAACCCTCAGGAAGGCATTCCTTAGAGGCCAAGCCACTCAGCTTTACGCTCGAGCTTCGCATCAAACAGTTTCGTCATGCCAATTGTGCCGTCTTTCAGCAGCTGCGGAACAGTCTTGGACGGATCAGCATCAGCTTTTACGTTTGCTTGGTAAACGTAAACATCCATGTGACCACGATGGTCAGTTGCTGTCCACGTACCCGCCGGGCAAACGCCTTCAAGGCCAGCCGGGATCCAGTCAGACTTCTGATACATCCCTTTTTTGATGTTCTCGCCTTTGATCCCACCGTTCTGAGCAGCCCATTCCATGGCTTCTTTCATGTAGAAGAAGGAACAGACGCCACGTACATAGTGAACGTTGTGGTGATCTTGATTAGAACCAGCAGCGTTGATTGCTTTCACCAGTTTCATACCCGGTACATCTGCGTTAAAGGCCGCAGCACCCATCGGGAAGACAACGCCGTCAGCCGCTTTACCAGCCGCTTTCATTACGTTTTCGTCCATACCCCAAACGTTTGTGATGAACTGAACGTTTGCACCAACAGCCTTACAGGATTTCAGCAGAGAAATACCCGAACCGCCAGTGTTTGCCAGATACGCATACTGTGCGCCAGACTCTTTCAGTGACAGACACTGCGCTTTAAAGTCACCAGCTTTCATAGAGTATACGATGTTGTTGCCAACTTCGAAGCCCAGATCAGCAGCGTAGCCGTTTGCCGCTTTTTTCGCAGCATTCGGGTACGGGTGGTTGTCGCCCATGAAGACGAATTTCGGCTTGGCAATGCCTTTTTTCTTCGCATCAGCTGCAGCCCACTGGATTACAGCGCGCGCGCCATCAGAATAAGACGGGCCAGCGAAGAAGTTGTACGGTGCACCTTTTTTCACATGGTCAGACTTACCAGTCGGGTCCTGCAGGTGAGCAGAATAAGACGCAGAATAGTAAGGGATCTTGTCACGGCCAACAAAACCAACCAGTGCTTCGGTATCAGCTGTACCCCAGCCCTGAATGACAACCGCGCCCGCAGATTTCCATTTTTTGTACTGACCAATGGCTTGCGGTGCTTTGTAACCGTAATCCACTGTGTCCAGTTCAATCATTTTACCCGCAATACCACCATTGGCATTGATGTAAGCTGCTGCATCTTTTTTACCTTGTGTAAAAGGCTTGGATACAGAAGCCGTCGGGCCAGTCAAGTCAGCCAGGTTTGCAATCAGAAGCTTGTCAGCAGCCAGTGCGGAACCGGCAAAAGCAACTGCAGTAGAAGTGGCCAACAGACCTGTCATAAATTTGCGCATGTAATGCGTCTCCCTTTAATAAAGTTAACCTTCCTGTAGAGGTGATCTGGGGCATTTATTTTTGCTTTTATCGCCCCAATATTTCGAACAAATCGAATTAGTACGAGAATGGGTAAAGCTTCCAATAAGCCTTGGTCATTCTCCAGCGGTGGGCCAGCCCTTCCGGTTCAAAGATCAGGAACAGGACAATTGCCAAACCAACCGTCATTTCTTTTAAGAAGTTGATGCCATCCATAAAGCCGGAGCCAACACCGGGAATAGCAGATGCCATACCCGCAGCCCCTTGCATGATCTCTGGCAAGAGAACCATGAAAACTGTCCCCATCATTGAGCCCATGACACTGCCCAAACCACCGATGATGATCATACCGATGAACTGAATGGACAGCAGCAGGTTGAAGCTTTCAACCGATACATATTGGAGGTAATGAGCATAAAGCGCACCCGCCACACCGGCATAGAAAGAGGAAATACCGAAAGACAAAACACGGTACCATGTCAGGTTAATACCCATGACTTCGGCCGACAGATAGTGGTCACGGACCGCAACAAAGGCACGACCATCACGTGAGCGCATCAGGTTTGATGCACCGATATACATGATCACCACATAGACCAGAACCACATAGTAGTAGCTACGGTCCGTATCAAGGGCAAAACCGAAGATCTCGAACGGGTTGGCCAAGGCACCGGCAGAACCACCTGTGAACCATTCTGCACGGGCAAAGAAGTCTTCCAGAATGAACTGGGACGCCAGCGTTGCAATGGCAAGGTAGAGACCTTTAATACGCGCAGCCGGCATACCGAACATCATCCCCACAGCCATAGTCAGCAAACCTGCCAACGGAATGGTGAAGAAAACCGGGATGGAGAATTCGTTGCTCATCCAGGCTGAGGCAAAGGCACCAAAGCCGAAGAATGCTGCGTGCCCCAGTGAAATCTGACCGGTAAAACCAACCAGAATGTTCAGGCCCAATGCCCCGATGGACATGTAACCAATCTGGATCATCAGGGACAGCATGAAGTCACTGACGAAGCTGAACTCACCGATTTGCAGTGGGGCGATGATACACAGGATCACCCCCATCATTGCAAATTTTTTGGACGTAGGCGTCGGAAAGATGGTTGTATCTTTCTCGTAGGTGGTGCGGAATTCACCGCACCGCATCATGTTATAACCAGCCATCTTTCTTATACTCGCTCAATATCTTTTGTACCAAACAGACCGTAAGGTTTGATCATCAGAATGATAACCAGCACGTAGAACGGTGCGATTGTGTAAAGTTGCCAACCTGGAACCACTGGCTATCTGCAAATTCTGCAAAGTTTTCCAGCAGGCCGATGATGATGCCGCCAACGATGGCACCCACGATTGAGTCCAGACCGCCAAGGATTACCGCCGGGAATACTTTGATCCCGATGAAGGCCAAGGTGTCAGACACACCGTTCACAATCCCGATAACCACACCGGCAACCGCAGACACAACAGCGGAGATCGCCCAGGCCATGGCAAATACGTTTTTCACGGAAATACCCAGTGATTGCGCAACCTGTTGGTCAAAGGCTGTGGCACGCATGGCGAGGCCATGTTTGGATGTTTTAAAGAACCAGGCAAAACCCACCATGATGAAGAGTGATATAATCAAACTCATGATATAGGCGCTCTGGATCTGGAAGCCCCAGAACTGGACAGTTTCCGTATCAAACACTTTCGGGAAAGGCTGTACGTCCACACCGAACATCCATTTCATACCCGCCTGGAAGAACAGGGACAGACCGATAGTCACCATGATGACCGAGATAATCGGCTCGCCAATCATGGGGCGCAAAACGATGTTTTGAAGGGCAATACCAAAGACCGTCATAAAGGCCAGCGTAAAGAGGAAGCCAACCACAAAGGGCAACTGCCATTCCGTTAGGAAATACCAGCAGGCCCATGCACCGATGAGCAGGAACTCACCTTGGGCAAAGTTAACAATCTGTGTTGATTTATAAATCAGAACGAAGCACATCGCGACCACACCGTAAAGTGCACCGATGATCAGCCCGTTCATAAGCAGCTGGATAAGTAGATCCCAATTCATTTTAGTCGTCCTCCCTTATTCAGCCGCAGCTTTTGTTTGTTGAGGAATTGCACC
This sequence is a window from Terasakiella sp. SH-1. Protein-coding genes within it:
- a CDS encoding AMP-binding protein, translating into MSDQQYYDPLETRDTTTRESEQLVQLASQLAYAKDNASYFSDLLQDVDATKLDREALAQIPVTRKSDLVAQQKDKPPFGGLNATATGVMGRYFQSPGPIYDPEGREADYWRTSRAFHAAGFRAGDVVLNTLSYHMTPGGFILDGGAHALGCSVIPAGPGNTEQQLELIRDLKPNGYCGTPSFLRILLEKADAAGIDTSCFKKALVTGEALPPSVRDWFVERGINVGQVYATADLGSIAYESSAKEGLIVDEGVLVEIVRPGTNDPVPDGEVGEVVVTNLTSKAYPLIRFGTGDLSAVLEGASPCGRNNMRIKGWMGRADQTTKIKGMFVHPGQVNQIVKQFDEIKKGRLVVSNDDNRDAMTLQCEVDQGSDDLAQAIGETVQTICKLRGMIEFVAPGSLINDGKVIDDIRTYE
- a CDS encoding DUF2202 domain-containing protein, which translates into the protein MNKFPYPPSTILSFLVLLVLFASVIIGLESETNSSRATQAEQTAPTSASQQQPQSRTVGFLRPTAPLSQEEIRDLRFMREEEKLARDVYSVLFQKWQLPIFQNIAQAEHKHTSAVLNVINRYGISDPAAGKPAGVYADAHLTKMYKDLIAKGQRSVEDALWVGGIIEEVDIDDLDKAISRTQRGDIIRVYRNIQLGSRNHLRGFAKSLAGLGRDYKPQHLPLESVTQILAGPMENNRPF
- a CDS encoding branched-chain amino acid ABC transporter permease, producing MAGYNMMRCGEFRTTYEKDTTIFPTPTSKKFAMMGVILCIIAPLQIGEFSFVSDFMLSLMIQIGYMSIGALGLNILVGFTGQISLGHAAFFGFGAFASAWMSNEFSIPVFFTIPLAGLLTMAVGMMFGMPAARIKGLYLAIATLASQFILEDFFARAEWFTGGSAGALANPFEIFGFALDTDRSYYYVVLVYVVIMYIGASNLMRSRDGRAFVAVRDHYLSAEVMGINLTWYRVLSFGISSFYAGVAGALYAHYLQYVSVESFNLLLSIQFIGMIIIGGLGSVMGSMMGTVFMVLLPEIMQGAAGMASAIPGVGSGFMDGINFLKEMTVGLAIVLFLIFEPEGLAHRWRMTKAYWKLYPFSY
- a CDS encoding ABC transporter substrate-binding protein: MRKFMTGLLATSTAVAFAGSALAADKLLIANLADLTGPTASVSKPFTQGKKDAAAYINANGGIAGKMIELDTVDYGYKAPQAIGQYKKWKSAGAVVIQGWGTADTEALVGFVGRDKIPYYSASYSAHLQDPTGKSDHVKKGAPYNFFAGPSYSDGARAVIQWAAADAKKKGIAKPKFVFMGDNHPYPNAAKKAANGYAADLGFEVGNNIVYSMKAGDFKAQCLSLKESGAQYAYLANTGGSGISLLKSCKAVGANVQFITNVWGMDENVMKAAGKAADGVVFPMGAAAFNADVPGMKLVKAINAAGSNQDHHNVHYVRGVCSFFYMKEAMEWAAQNGGIKGENIKKGMYQKSDWIPAGLEGVCPAGTWTATDHRGHMDVYVYQANVKADADPSKTVPQLLKDGTIGMTKLFDAKLERKAEWLGL
- a CDS encoding ABC transporter ATP-binding protein, giving the protein MAEAALAQDNADLMLSVNNIEVVYNEVILVLRGVSLDVPKGALVTLLGPNGAGKSTTLKAISGLLGTEDGEVTRGDVTYKGENIANGSPEKTVRNGLFQVMEGRRIIEDMTVLENLRLGAYTRNDSAAEIKADIEKVYHYFPRLKERTGLAGYLSGGEQQMLAIGRAIMSKPDMILLDEPSMGLSPLLVKEVFEIIRTLNKELGITMLLVEQNANMALKHCDYGYIMESGKVVLDGTREELLNNEDVKEFYLGGGGDEDRKSFKNLKSYKRRKRWL